One window from the genome of Salvia miltiorrhiza cultivar Shanhuang (shh) chromosome 7, IMPLAD_Smil_shh, whole genome shotgun sequence encodes:
- the LOC130993412 gene encoding S-type anion channel SLAH3-like, with protein MERKDEELPSLIKAISDHEVAGFDGVEHHPHTSVSGIKAAEIEDECEMPQHSVSISMPPSPVEHEHKTKRVLFNDDTTNLGAPNPMFYSQPIPKASLLHEAITNGKSAPLPPKFRDKRFDSFKTWSGKLERQLTNLRGGAPEPDPNSRRPEMGSVPVDRYFDALEGPELDVLRASEEILLPEDKVWPFLLRFPISSFGICLGVSSQAIMWKTISSTESTRFLHMSPHINQVFWFVSIALMAAVASIYALKLIFYWEAVRREYHHPIRVNFFFAPWIALLFLAMGIPPSMAHTLPKPLWYILMTPIFCLEVKIYGQWMSGGQRRLSKVANPCNHLSVVGNFVGALLGASMGIKEGPIFFFAIGLAHYTVLFVTLYQRLPTNETLPKDLHPVFFLFVAAPSVASMAWAKIVGSFDYGSRIAYFIAMFLYLSLAIRVNFFRGIRFSLAWWAYTFPMTGAAIATIRYSSAVENAVTKTFAVILCIVASLIVAALLVTTVIHAFILGDLFPNDIAIAISERRPKSSTTRRWYHRRAASSDASVDQFLKFSDAKDVELDTGK; from the exons ATGGAGCGGAAGGATGAAGAGCTTCCTTCGCTGATCAAAGCTATATCCGACCATGAGGTTGCTGGTTTTGATGGTGTTGAACACCATCCTCATACGTCAGTTTCt GGGATTAAAGCAGCTGAAATAGAAGATGAATGTGAGATGCCGCAGCATTCTGTTTCGATTAGCATGCCGCCTTCACCTGTCGAGCACGAGCACAAAACAAAGAGAGTTTTGTTTAATGACGATACCACAAATTTGGGAGCTCCAAACCCCATGTTTTATTCTCAACCCATACCTAAAGCCTCTCTGCTGCACGAGGCCATCACTAACGGAAAATCCGCCCCGCTTCCACCCAAATTCAGAGACAAGAGATTCGACTCTTTCAAGACATGGTCGGGAAAACTCGAGAGGCAGCTCACGAATCTCCGCGGCGGAGCTCCAGAACCCGACCCCAATTCTCGCCGCCCCGAAATGGGAAGCGTTCCAGTAGACCGGTACTTCGACGCACTGGAGGGCCCAGAATTGGACGTCTTGCGT GCGTCGGAGGAGATACTCCTGCCGGAGGATAAGGTGTGGCCGTTCCTTCTCCGGTTTCCGATCTCGTCGTTCGGTATCTGCCTGGGGGTGAGCAGCCAAGCCATCATGTGGAAAACAATATCTTCAACAGAATCGACGAGGTTCCTCCACATGAGCCCCCACATAAACCAGGTGTTCTGGTTCGTCTCCATCGCCTTGATGGCCGCCGTGGCTTCCATCTACGCGCTCAAGCTCATCTTCTACTGGGAGGCCGTCCGCCGCGAGTACCACCACCCCATCCGCGTCAACTTCTTCTTCGCGCCGTGGATCGCCCTCCTCTTCCTCGCCATGGGAATCCCGCCGTCGATGGCACACACTCTGCCGAAACCGCTCTGGTACATCCTCATGACCCCCATCTTCTGCCTCGAGGTGAAGATCTACGGGCAGTGGATGTCGGGGGGGCAGCGCCGCCTGTCCAAGGTGGCCAACCCCTGCAACCACCTCTCGGTGGTCGGGAACTTCGTGGGGGCCTTGCTGGGGGCGTCGATGGGGATAAAAGAGGGGCCTATCTTCTTCTTCGCCATTGGATTGGCTCACTACACTGTCTTATTCGTCACGCTCTACCAGAGGCTTCCTACCAACGAGACGCTCCCCAAGGACCTCCATCCGGTCTTCTTCCTCTTCGTCGCCGCGCCCAGCGTCGCGTCCATGGCGTGGGCCAAGATCGTCGGCTCCTTCGATTACGGATCGCGGATCGCCTACTTCATCGCCATGTTCCTCTATCTCTCCTTG GCGATCCGTGTGAATTTCTTCCGAGGGATCAGATTCTCGCTGGCGTGGTGGGCGTACACGTTTCCGATGACCGGAGCTGCGATCGCCACCATCAGATACTCGAGCGCGGTGGAGAACGCGGTGACCAAGACATTTGCTGTGATCCTCTGCATTGTGGCGTCGCTCATAGTGGCAGCGTTGCTGGTGACGACGGTGATTCACGCTTTCATACTGGGGGACCTGTTTCCCAACGACATCGCCATTGCTATAAGCGAGAGGAGACCCAAATCATCAACCACGCGGAGATGGTACCACAGAAGAGCTGCCAGCTCGGATGCCAGCGTCGATCAGTTTCTTAAGTTTTCCGATGCCAAAGACGTCGAGTTGGACACTGGAAAGTGA